The genomic DNA CATCTACCTCACCGACGAGCAACAGCGGCTCGGGGACCTGGCGGCCGACACGGTCGTCGTCCGGGCGGCCGACCGCGGGGAGCGACTGTAGCGGAGCGCCGGAGGTGGGATGACGGGAGCGTTTTCACGCTGTGATAACACCCGCTCCGGTTTTACCCGGGGAATATCGTATCTCAGACGATGAAGGGGGCCCACCGGGTCGTGAGCGCGTCGCTCCTGTCGGTGCTGGGCATCATCGGGATGCTCGTCATCTGGAGCGCCTACGACCCGACGGAGAGCTGGCTGACCGTCACGCTGGGGACGGTCCTCCCCTCGTTCCTCGCCGTCGGCCTCGTCGTCGCCGGCATCTGGGTGGCGTTCACGGACGACCTCGACGACGGCACCGCGACCCGGATGCTGGAGTGGAGCGTCGCCGGGATGGCCGGCATCGGGTCGCTCGGGGGGCTGGCGCTGTTCCTCCAGCGCGAGGGCTACGTCATCGACCAGCCGGTGTTCGTCATCACGAGCACCGTCGTCAGCGGGGCGCTGGCCGGGTTCGGCATCGGCTTCTACGAGATCTGGGCGGACCGGAAGAAGCGCGAACTGGAGCGCGAGCGCGAGAAGCTCGACCACCTCAACCGCCTCCTCCGCCACCACCTCCTCAACGGGATGAACGTCCTCCTGGCGAAGGTCGACCTCGCACGCGAGCAGACCCAGGAGCCCGGGGTCGCCGCCGACCTCGAGGACGCGCACGTCCGCGGCCAGGAGATCGTGACGCTCGTCGAGCAGGTCAGCACCATCGCGGGTCCCGACGACGACCCACCCGGCGAGGTCGACCTCCCGCGGCTCCTCCGCGGCGAGGTCGAGCGGATCCGCGCGACCCGCAGCGACGACGCGGTGTCCCTGGCCGAGCCACTCCCCGAGGTCAGCGTCCGCTCGTCCCCGGCCCTGGGCGAGGCCATCAGCGTGCTGTTGAACGACGCGCTCACCTCCGGGGGCCGGGCGACCGTCTCGGCGGCGCTCGACGAGGGAGGCGTCGTGGTCAACATCACGGCGCCCGGGGAGGCGTCGACCGACGGCGGCGACCAGTTGCTCGGCGGCCCGGGCAGCGACGTCGGGCTCTCGGTCGCGGACGTGCTCGTCGAGCGTGCCGGCGGCGAGCTCGAGTCGGGGAACACCGAGGGGTCGGTCAGGATCCACCTCGAGACCGTCTGAACGGATACCGCCCATCACCGCCGGACGGTGGTCGGGCCCCGGGACTCGGCCGGTACCCCCTGCCCCCCGACCGACACCGATTAGTCGCTCTCCCTGCACCGGTCCGTATGCGACGCGCTACCACGACCGAACGGGGAGACGGCAGGAGGACCGGCTGATGTCGGCCGACGCCACCGACGGCGCCGCGACCCGGACGGAGGACGGGGCCACCGATGCCGATGAGTCGGGCACGGTCGAGGTCCAGGCGGAGGACCTGCCGTTCGTGGCCGAGGCCGCCGAGTGGGCGGCCACCCTCCGGTTCGGGCGCATCCCGGCGCCCGTGCGGCGGGCAGCGGGCGCACAGTTGACCAGCACCGTCGGCGCCGCGGTCTGGACGCTCGACCACCCCATCGGCGACCGGATTCTCGACACCGTGCGCGCCGAGTTCCCCGAGGACTGGGGGCCGTCGGCGACGCTCCCCGGTGCCGGGCCGATGCCGGTCCGGGGGGCGTGTTACGGCACGGCCGCGCTGGCGATGGCGATGGACTTCGACGACACCGTCCTCGGCGGCCACACCGGCCACAGCGCCGCGCTGGTGCCGTACCTGTTCGCGGAGGCCAACGCGGCGGACCTCGACTACCCGGGCCGGCGGGCGCTGCGGGGCCACGTCGCGGCCAACGAGATCGCGGCGCGCATCGCGAGCGCGGCCGCCGTCGGCCCGTTCCGCGGGCAGCAGACCGCCTACGTCCACAGCGTGGGCGCCGCCGTCGCGCGCGGCGTGGTCGAGGGCGACGACGCCGAGACGCTGGCCGACGCCATCGCCATCGCGCTGGGCCAGCCGCCGTGGCCGCTCGTCCCCGACTTCCTCGGGTCGGACGCGAAGGTGCTCTCCGCGGCGGAGCCGACGCTCGCCGGGCTGTCGGCCGTCTCCGCGGCACGGAACGGGCTGACGGGGAACGAGGACGTCGTGACGGCCGAGGACGGATTCCTCGACGAGTTCTCGGACCTCCCGCTCCCGGAGTTCCTCGGCGGACTGGGCGAGCGCTGGCACACCCGCGCCGTGACGGTGAAGCCGTACCCAGGGTGTGCGTACGTCACCGCGCCGGTCCACGCGGCGTTGCGGGTCCGAAAACGGGTCCGGGAGGCGGTCGCGGCGACCGCGACGGACACGGCGGCACCGCTCACCGCACAGGTCACGGGTATCCGCGTCGATGGCTCGCTGTTCAGCCACGAGGTCGACAGCCTGGCGAGCCGGTACACCGACCGGACGGAGAGCCCGCTCGCCTCGCTCAACTTCTCCATCCCGTACAACGTGGCCGTCGCGCTCCGTGACGGCGAACACACGCCGCGCCAGCTACGCCCGGAGCGGGTGGGTGACGAGGCCGTCTGGGAGCTGGCCGATCGCGTGTCCATCGAGCACGACCCCGCGTTCACGATGCGTGCCCTGGAGTCCGAGGTGCCGCTGGGGGCGATGCTCCGGCGCGTCGGCTGGAAGGTCATCCCGTACGCGGCGAAGAGCGTCGGGCCCGTGACGACGCTGAAGAACCTGCCGACCCTCCTGCGGTTCGTCCGGAAGCGCCCGCTCCCCGAGGACCTCTCGGGCGCGGACAAGGCCATGGGGGCCCGCGTCACCGTCCGGCTGGCCGACGGCCGCGAGTTCAGTGAGACGGTCGAGCACCCGCCCGGGTTCGCCGGTCGCGCGCTCGACGAGACCCGCGCCATCGCCCGCCGGAAGCTCTCCGAGGCGATGCTGGCCCGCGGCGCCGCCCGCGACGACGCCGAGCGCGTCGCCCGCGAGGTGCGCGACGTCCACGAGACCGACGCCACGCTGGCCGACGTGGACGCGGTGCTGGGGCCATGACCGGCGACGGGGAACCGGCGCCATGACGGACAAGGCCGACGCGGTCGCGCGGGCCGGCGACGTGCCGACCGCCCCCGAGCAGGTCGGCGCGGTCGTCAATCCGACCTCGGGCGACGGCGAGGGGCGCACCCTCGCACGGACCTTCGCGGCGCGCTACGGCGACGGGGTCGACGAGGAGGTGACCCGAGGGCCGGACGACGTGCCCCGGGCGACCCGGGCGCTCGCGGGTGAGGTGGACCTGCTCGTCAGCGTCGGCGGCGACGGCACGCTCCGGGAGGTCGCGAGCGCGCTGTACGCGTGGCGCGAGGAGACCGGTCGGGAGCCGCCGCCGCTGTTCGTCGTGCCCGCCGGCCGTGGCAACAGCGTCTACCGACACCTGTACGGCGAGGCGGACTGGCGGGCACTCGCGGCACGACTGGGCGAGGGCGTCGTCACGCGGCCGCTCGAACTGACGCGGGTGGAGACCGAGCCGCCGACCGACGCGCGGTACTCCGTGCTGGGCGTGACGGTCGGGCTGTTCCGGCACGCGCTCGACGGCGCGGAGCGGTTCCGCGCGCTGCCGGGGCCGTTGGCGTACCTGCTCGGGACCGCGACGGCGACGCTGTTCGCCGACCCCGTCGCCGTCCGGGTGGGCCGTTCGGACGAGCGGCTGTTCGCCGGCGACGCGCGGCTCGTCGCCGTCGGCGGCGGCCGCTACCGCGGCGGCACGACGCGGCTGTTGCCGGACTCGCGCCCGGGCGACGGGTGCCTGCACGCGCTCGTCCTCGAGCCCGTGGGCGGGCGCGAGGCGCTCGCAATCGCCCGGGCCGCCCGCGAGGGGAACCACCTCGACCACCCAGCGGTCCACTACTTCACCGGAGAGACGTTCGACGTGCGCGCGGGCGCCGGGACCGGGTCGCCGGACGGGACGCTCCCCGCCGAGATCGACGGCACGCCGCTCCCGGACCTGACGGACCTCCACTGCGAGGTCGTCCCCGGGGCGCTGTCGGTGGCGTATCCGGCGTCGGTGGCGCAGGGCGGCCGGTAACGCGTCAGTCCTCCTCGTCCGCGTGCTCGCCGTCACCAGGTGTGCCGACCGCCACGTCCGCGCCGGAGAGACTGGTCTCGATGCGTGCGTCCTCGCCGGTCTCCAAGCCGCGCCTGACCCCCGCGACCAGGTCCTCGACCTGCTCGGCGTCGAGGTCCACGGAGAGTTCGAGGCCGACGCGAAGCGTCTCGTCGGCGGCGCCGGTCCTCGCACCGCCCACGACGCCGCCCTCGACGCGTCCGGGCAGGTACAGGCCGTCGTCGGTCCGGTCGATGGCGCCGGCCCAGGTCCACAGGTCCAGCAGCGTCCGCAGCCCGACGCGGTCGCGCGAGGCATCGAGGTCGGCGTCCGTGAACGCCGCGAGGCGCGGAAGCAGTTCGTCCTCGGCGAGGGGGTCGCCGCGCAGGAGGTCGCGAGCACGGACCGTGAGTGGCCAGCCCGCGAGCAGGCCGTAGGCGCGTTCCCGTGCGAGTTCGTCCTCGCCATCGGCGAGTGCAGCCGCGAGGGGTGTCCCGCGCTCGGTGAGGCGGTGTCGCTGGTCGTCGCCCGGTTCGAGCGCGCCGATGGCCTCGAAGAACCTCGTCTGCCGGGCCGTCGCGTCCGGGTGACCCGTGCGCTCGGCCACCGTGCCCGTGTGGACCGGTTCCTCGGCGGCGCCCGCCCCGTACCAGCCGGCGAGGATATCCAGGAGCGTCTCGCGACTCACGCCCTGCGGGATGGGTTCGTCCTCGGTGGTCATGGCCCGACGCTCGTCCGCCGGGTGCAAAAATCGGCTGGGAGCCGTCCGATGTGCCGCCCCGCGGCGTTCAGTCCAGGAACCGCCGGATGTCGGCCACCGCGTCACCGTGGTCGTGGTACGCGTCCTCGGGGACGGTGTCGAACCAGGCCACGGTCAGGTTCTCCCAGGGGTCGAACGTCGGGTCCTCGGCCACCGGCCTGCCGGGGACCGGGCCGGCGCCGACGACCACGTCGAGGGTGACCGTCTCCCGGCCCTCGTCGTCGGCGTGTTCGCGGACGTGTCGCGTCACGCGCTCGACCCCGCCCGCATCGACCGATTCGCCGGTCAGCTGCCTGGCGATACGGCGTGTGGCCGCCAGCCAGTCCGCCCCGGCCTCGACGGGGCCGTACGGGAGGCGCCAGCCGTGCGGGCTCTCCATCAGCAGCACCGCGCCATCGTGGCTCGTGACGCCCACCGCGAGCATCCCGGCCAGCGACTCGTAGTACGCGAAGTCGTCGGGGTCGTCGACCGTCCGCTCCTCGTCGAACGCCACACCGGGGGTGTCGAGGAGCGTCTGCGGGTCGTGGAGGGACTCCATGGCGGACGGTCCGGCGCCGGCTACTTAGTGGCGAGGTCCCCGAGGACCGGAAGGCGTTTGCCCGGCCGCGACCCAGCACGACCAACCAGCGACCGATGAGTACGGATACCGACGACGACGTGCCCCCGGAGGAGACCGAGGCGTTCCAGCGCGTCGTCGAGGAACTCGCCGAGCGCGTCCTCGCGGGCGATCTCGAACGCGACGCGGTCGAGAGCGCCAAGCTCGACGCCTGCTCGCGTCACGGCGCGCCGAAGGTCCCCCGGAACAGCGACATCATGGACGCCATCCCGGAGCGCCGCGAGGAACTGGAGCAGGTGCTCCGGCGCAAGCCCGTCCGGACCGCCTCGGGTGTCTCGCCGGTGGCGGTGATGACGGCCCCCCACAACTGCCCGCACGGGCAGTGTCTCTACTGCCCCGGTGGGCCGGACTCGGAGTTCTCCAGCGCACAGAGCTACACCGGCGACGAGCCCGCCGCGGCGCGGGGCCAGCAGAACGACTACGACCCGTACGGGCAGGTCACCCTGCGGCTGAACCAGCTCCGGAAGATCGGCCACCCGGTCGACAAGGTCGAACTCATCGTGATGGGCGGGACGATGACCGCCCGCTCGCACGACTACCAGGAGTGGTTCGTCAAGCGCGCGCTCGAGGCGATGAACGAGTTCGACCCCGAGGCGGAGGCCACGCCCTCGGAGTCCGAGAGCTTCGCGCCCGACGGGGTGCCGGAGTTCCGCTACCTGGAGGACGTCATCGCCGAGAACGAGACGGGCGACGTGCGCTGCATCGGGGTGACGTTCGAGACGAAGCCCGACTGGTGTGACCCGGAGCAGGTCAACCGGATGCTCGCCCTCGGCGGAACGAAGGTCGAGGTCGGAGTGCAGACCACCTTCGAGCGCGTCAACCGCGAGATGCACCGCGGCCACGGCGTCCAGGCCTCGATGGACGCCAACCGCCGCCTGCGCGATGCGGCGTTCAAGGTCGGCTTCCACACGATGCCCGGCCAGCCCGGCATGAGCGAGCGGATGGTCGTCGAGGACTTCCGGCAGCTGTTCAGCGATCCGGCCTGGCGCCCGGACTACCTGAAGATCTACCCGACGCTCGTCGTCGACGACACCGTCACGTACGATATGTGGCGCCGCGGCGAGTTCGAGCCGCTCTCCAGCGAGCGCGCCGCGGAACTCGTCGCCGAGGTGATGCACGAGTTGCCGCGCTACGTCCGTCTCCAGCGCGTCCAGCGCGACATCCCCGCCGGCCACATCGAGGCCGGGGTCCAGAAGTCCAACCTCCGGCAGCTGGCGTGGCAGGTCATGGACGAGCGCGGCTGGGAGTGCAACTGCATCCGCTGTCGCGAGGTCGGGATGAACGAGGAGACCCCCGAGAACGTGACCCGGGACACCATCGAGTACGAGGCCGCCGGCGGCACGGAGCAGTTCATCAGCTACGAGGACTTCGAGCAGGACCTGCTGGTGGGGTTCTGCCGGTTGCGGTTCCCGGATTCACCGGTTCGGCGGGAGCTACAGGGCGCCGCGCTGGTCCGGGAGCTGCACGTCTACGGCAACGAGGTCGGCGTCGGGCAGGCCGGCGATGGTGGCGACGGCTCGCACCAGCACCAGGGCTACGGCCGGAAGCTGCTGCGCGAGGCCGAGCAGCGTGCCCGTGATGCCGGCTACTCGAAGCTCTCGGTCATCTCGGGGATCGGCGTCCGAGAGTACTACCGCGAGAAACTGGGCTACTTCCAGGACGGCCCGTACGTCTCGACGTATCTGGACTGAAGCACTGGATTCTGGTGGGGTTTCCGATTTCACCTCGACTCTTCGGTCGTTGGTAGATCCTCTTTCGAGCCGCTCGCTCCCTGCGACCTCATCTGCGACAGCGACGACGGAACCATGGAGAAAGCCCCCGCCCGCTCGACCTCCCGCGACTCGCTGCGGTCCTCGGTCGCGTGGCTCCCTGCGGTCCTTGCTTCGTCGGGGGAGGGTCGAGGCGGGCGGCCCCTTTCAGTCCCGTCCTGTTGCCTGTGGCATCGAGCATTCGCTCATGGTGGTTCCAGCGGAGCGCTAGCGGCCCCAAACCTCCCCGCGCTCGCGCCGTCGGAGCAAGCTCCGACGAGATCTCGTTCGCTTTGCTCACGAGACCGCCGGGGCGACTCACCACGCTCCCTTCGGTCGCGGGTTCGCCGGAGGGGCGCGAGCGCGCTTCCTGTTCTCGGAACCAGTCAGGCGACCCAGCTGCTCGACAGGTGCGTGGCAGCCCTGTCAGTCGGACCGGCGCGCGCTGGTGGTCGGCACCCGCCACCCGCGAGCAGCGGGGGACTCCGTCCCCCGAGCGAACGGCGCGTAGCGCCGTGAACGGCTTCAGGCCGCGAGCACCAACGGCGGGTGCCGACCATCTCTAAGCGCGCGAGGTCCTCGTGAGCGGAGCGAACGAGGTGGTTCGAGACGGCAGCGACGTCTCGTCATGCCGAAAATCTCCGATTTTCGGCGACAACAGAGTGAGCACCGCAGGCGGCTGGGGAGGCGTGAGGCCCACGGACCAGACTGACCCACGTGCGGTCCTGGTGGACTTCCGAAGATGAGCCGAGCGAAGCGAGGCGAACGCCGGAAGACGGAGTCTT from Haloglomus litoreum includes the following:
- a CDS encoding NUDIX domain-containing protein, encoding MESLHDPQTLLDTPGVAFDEERTVDDPDDFAYYESLAGMLAVGVTSHDGAVLLMESPHGWRLPYGPVEAGADWLAATRRIARQLTGESVDAGGVERVTRHVREHADDEGRETVTLDVVVGAGPVPGRPVAEDPTFDPWENLTVAWFDTVPEDAYHDHGDAVADIRRFLD
- a CDS encoding MmgE/PrpD family protein, whose protein sequence is MSADATDGAATRTEDGATDADESGTVEVQAEDLPFVAEAAEWAATLRFGRIPAPVRRAAGAQLTSTVGAAVWTLDHPIGDRILDTVRAEFPEDWGPSATLPGAGPMPVRGACYGTAALAMAMDFDDTVLGGHTGHSAALVPYLFAEANAADLDYPGRRALRGHVAANEIAARIASAAAVGPFRGQQTAYVHSVGAAVARGVVEGDDAETLADAIAIALGQPPWPLVPDFLGSDAKVLSAAEPTLAGLSAVSAARNGLTGNEDVVTAEDGFLDEFSDLPLPEFLGGLGERWHTRAVTVKPYPGCAYVTAPVHAALRVRKRVREAVAATATDTAAPLTAQVTGIRVDGSLFSHEVDSLASRYTDRTESPLASLNFSIPYNVAVALRDGEHTPRQLRPERVGDEAVWELADRVSIEHDPAFTMRALESEVPLGAMLRRVGWKVIPYAAKSVGPVTTLKNLPTLLRFVRKRPLPEDLSGADKAMGARVTVRLADGREFSETVEHPPGFAGRALDETRAIARRKLSEAMLARGAARDDAERVAREVRDVHETDATLADVDAVLGP
- a CDS encoding tRNA uridine(34) 5-carboxymethylaminomethyl modification radical SAM/GNAT enzyme Elp3; its protein translation is MSTDTDDDVPPEETEAFQRVVEELAERVLAGDLERDAVESAKLDACSRHGAPKVPRNSDIMDAIPERREELEQVLRRKPVRTASGVSPVAVMTAPHNCPHGQCLYCPGGPDSEFSSAQSYTGDEPAAARGQQNDYDPYGQVTLRLNQLRKIGHPVDKVELIVMGGTMTARSHDYQEWFVKRALEAMNEFDPEAEATPSESESFAPDGVPEFRYLEDVIAENETGDVRCIGVTFETKPDWCDPEQVNRMLALGGTKVEVGVQTTFERVNREMHRGHGVQASMDANRRLRDAAFKVGFHTMPGQPGMSERMVVEDFRQLFSDPAWRPDYLKIYPTLVVDDTVTYDMWRRGEFEPLSSERAAELVAEVMHELPRYVRLQRVQRDIPAGHIEAGVQKSNLRQLAWQVMDERGWECNCIRCREVGMNEETPENVTRDTIEYEAAGGTEQFISYEDFEQDLLVGFCRLRFPDSPVRRELQGAALVRELHVYGNEVGVGQAGDGGDGSHQHQGYGRKLLREAEQRARDAGYSKLSVISGIGVREYYREKLGYFQDGPYVSTYLD
- a CDS encoding diacylglycerol/lipid kinase family protein, with product MTDKADAVARAGDVPTAPEQVGAVVNPTSGDGEGRTLARTFAARYGDGVDEEVTRGPDDVPRATRALAGEVDLLVSVGGDGTLREVASALYAWREETGREPPPLFVVPAGRGNSVYRHLYGEADWRALAARLGEGVVTRPLELTRVETEPPTDARYSVLGVTVGLFRHALDGAERFRALPGPLAYLLGTATATLFADPVAVRVGRSDERLFAGDARLVAVGGGRYRGGTTRLLPDSRPGDGCLHALVLEPVGGREALAIARAAREGNHLDHPAVHYFTGETFDVRAGAGTGSPDGTLPAEIDGTPLPDLTDLHCEVVPGALSVAYPASVAQGGR